A genomic region of Anopheles coustani chromosome 3, idAnoCousDA_361_x.2, whole genome shotgun sequence contains the following coding sequences:
- the LOC131260218 gene encoding GDP-Man:Man(3)GlcNAc(2)-PP-Dol alpha-1,2-mannosyltransferase, producing MFCWCSLIYVLFFLGSFLAIGLLTVCVLLRQLVKFQRRKRSNLNVKHIAFFHPYCNAGGGGERVLWCAIRSLLNRYEDVAVYVYTGDSDATPADILKKAEGNFNLTLSAERITFVYLSKRCWVEASRYAHFTLLGQSIGSIVLGFEALLKLQPDVFIDTMGYAFTYPIFAFFGGCKIGCYTHYPTISTDMLRRVQSHTQAYNNRGYVAKNPFATWLKIAYYRLFSRVYGWVGRCADTIMVNSTWTENHIVSLWDVPYKTHRVYPPCEVSQLKRLEPLADEQDDRITILSVGQYRPEKDHPLQLQAMYELRTLLNNDEALWNRLRLLIVGSCRDEEDRVRVKNMQDLAKHLSLENSVEFRVNVPYQELLQCYQRAKIGLHCMWNEHFGISVVDCMAAGLIMVANRSGGPLMDIIETSEGSQNGYLAFDAYDYARCIATILYNTPEYNSKIREAARASVDRFSEKEFENGFLRAISPIMD from the exons ATGTTCTGCTGGTGTAGTTT GATCTACGTTCTGTTCTTCCTGGGATCGTTTTTAGCGATCGGGCTGCTGACAGTATGTGTGCTTTTGCGCCAGTTGGTTAAGTTTCAGCGGCGTAAAAGATCCAACCTCAATGTTAAACATATAGCCTTTTTTCATCCGTATTGCAATGCTGGCGGCGGTGGGGAACGGGTTTTGTGGTGCGCCATTCGTTCCTTGCTAAATCGTTACGAGGATGTTGCAGTTTACGTTTATACCGGCGATTCGGATGCGACACCGGCGGATATTTTGAAGAAAGCGGAAGGAAATTTCAATCTCACTTTGAGCGCAGAACGTATCACGTTCGTGTATCTTAGCAAGCGATGCTGGGTAGAAGCTTCCAGATACGCTCACTTCACATTGCTTGGCCAAAGTATCGGTTCCATTGTGCTTGGTTTCGAAGCCCTGTTAAAACTTCAGCCGGACGTATTCATCGACACAATGGGATATGCCTTCACGTATCCTATTTTCGCGTTTTTTGGTGGTTGTAAGATCGGATGCTACACACACTATCCAACCATCAGCACGGACATGTTGAGACGTGTTCAGTCGCACACGCAAGCTTACAACAATCGCGGGTACGTTGCTAAAAATCCATTCGCCACATGGCTCAAAATAGCCTATTATCGGTTATTCTCACGGGTATACGGATGGGTAGGACGCTGCGCCGATACCATCATGGTCAACTCAACCTGGACCGAGAATCACATCGTTTCGCTGTGGGACGTGCCATATAAAACTCATCGGGTGTATCCTCCTTGTGAGGTTTCGCAATTGAAGAGGTTAGAACCGTTAGCTGATGAACAAGACGATCGaatcaccattttgtcagTCGGGCAGTACCGTCCGGAAAAGGATCATCCGCTTCAGCTGCAGGCAATGTATGAGTTGCGTACTCTGTTGAATAACGATGAAGCACTATGGAATCGCCTGCGATTACTTATTGTTGGGTCGTGTCGTGACGAAGAAGACCGCGTTCGAGTGAAGAATATGCAGGATCTTGCGAAACATCTTTCTTTAGAAAACTCGGTCGAGTTCCGCGTAAACGTGCCATACCAGGAGCTGTTGCAGTGCTACCAGCGGGCTAAGATTGGATTGCATTGCATGTGGAACGAACATTTTGGCATTAGTGTGGTCGATTGTATGGCAGCTGGTCTCATTATGGTAGCGAATCGATCCGGTGGCCCGCTGATGGATATCATCGAGACATCCGAAGGCAGTCAAAATGGGTACCTAGCGTTTGATGCGTACGATTATGCGAGATGCATTGCTACCATTCTCTACAATACTCCCGAGTATAATTCCAAAATTCGGGAAGCAGCACGTGCTTCTGTAGATcgattttcagaaaaagaattCGAGAACGGATTCCTTAGAGCCATCTCGCCTATTATGGATTAA
- the LOC131260221 gene encoding uncharacterized protein LOC131260221, with protein MVNYILKHEDLHFVDDGRPWTNSEKRMSRWDKLHQLQWVRLSSQRLIPRHAFEIERRGETKLYLARAEHQGSYTPGYFDASEKKFFIVWGGKRHAKECGEILCITGQFVPFSDSNTLLRATPAGFSEQGEPLHFGRVKHNGQFYYGKVQRSHDRVCYVSINGKERAFTNYDIFMRSAVNPEVTNPAPLFEPPSTTGWVDYTFDDVPQNAVVAYTNLSETLYIGRAKHRGSITPGVISPLQRTCTIVWGGIVWPKSEFEVLINVNGMFVPVVNNRIPPNAFPAGQSEAGETLYIGRIKLGDRWSVVGKVHPSHRVCYVPYNGVERGFENYEIFVT; from the exons ATGGTGAATTATA TTCTAAAACATGAGGACCTCCACTTCGTCGATGATGGACGACCATGGACAAATTCCGAGAAAAGAATGTCGCGATGGGACAAGTTGCATCAGCTGCAATGGGTTCGACTATCGAGCCAGCGCTTAATTCCACGCCATGCATTCGAGATTGAACGACGCGGAGAAACCAAACTGTACCTTGCCCGGGCGGAGCACCAGGGATCCTACACGCCAGGATATTTCGATGCATCGGAAAAGAAGTTTTTCATCGTGTGGGGAGGAAAACGACACGCTAAAGAATGCGGAGAAATCCTATGCATCACTGGACAATTTGTGCCGTTTAGTGATTCGAACACGTTGCTGCGTGCCACCCCGGCCGGTTTTTCGGAACAGGGTGAACCATTGCACTTTGGCCGAGTGAAACACAACGGACAGTTTTACTATGGAAAGGTACAACGATCCCATGATAGGGTGTGCTATGTCTCTATTAATGGTAAAGAACGCGCTTTCACTAATTATGATATATTCATGAGATCTGCAGTGAACCCGGAAGTTACAAACCCGGCACCCCTTTTCGAGCCACCATCAACTACGGGGTGGGTAGATTATACTTTTGATGATGTTCCACAAAATGCCGTCGTTGCCTACACCAATTTGTCTGAAACGCTGTATATTGGTCGCGCTAAACATAGAGGAAGTATTACTCCGGGTGTAATTAGTCCATTACAAAGAACGTGCACTATTGTTTGGGGCGGAATTGTTTGGCCTAAGTCCGAGTTCGAAGTGCTGATAAATGTAAATGGCATGTTTGTGCCGGTTGTAAACAATCGAATACCGCCCAATGCCTTCCCGGCAGGGCAATCTGAAGCCGGCGAAACATTGTATATAGGTCGAATTAAATTGGGTGATAGGTGGTCAGTGGTGGGCAAAGTACATCCCTCTCACAGAGTTTGTTATGTACCCTACAATGGTGTGGAAAGGggatttgaaaattatgaaatctTTGTTACTTAG